The Malus sylvestris chromosome 12, drMalSylv7.2, whole genome shotgun sequence genome contains a region encoding:
- the LOC126593571 gene encoding cysteine proteinase inhibitor 1-like produces the protein MYHPHCLLLILTALLYLLVAATAYGVGEGGEEHHYPSKYQPLRGGYYPIENLNDPHLREIAEFAVSEYNKIHDQKLVFQKLVRGESQTIAGINYKLVIEVTDSSSVNSGPINYEIIVFEDLSRTTKLESFVRVQN, from the coding sequence ATGTATCATCCTCATTGCCTCCTCCTAATCTTAACCGCCTTGTTGTATCTTTTGGTTGCTGCCACTGCGTATGGAGTaggagaaggaggagaagaGCACCATTACCCATCCAAGTACCAGCCTCTGAGGGGTGGGTATTACCCCATTGAAAACTTGAACGACCCACATTTGAGGGAGATCGCGGAGTTCGCCGTCTCCGAGTACAACAAGATTCATGACCAAAAATTGGTGTTCCAAAAGTTGGTTCGAGGAGAGTCTCAAACAATAGCAGGAATCAATTACAAGCTTGTCATTGAGGTTACGGATTCTTCTTCGGTCAATAGCGGCCCCATCAACTATGAGATTATTGTGTTCGAGGATCTTTCGAGGACTACTAAATTGGAGTCCTTTGTTCGAGTCCAAAACTAA
- the LOC126593845 gene encoding uncharacterized protein LOC126593845: MVSIKLRGAENYLSWSALFGPIFRRYKLIGIIDCSEPCPAPFLCDSNGNRTSTPNPAYESWYEKDQNILIWLNSTLSEDILPFTVGVSTSRELWRILEQRFAAGSDTHIHQLRSQLQSCQKGNMSISAYFQKLKELSTALAKAGAPVSDRDLITIILNGLPDDFEAFVDAVNLCIDQTSVDELHGLLLSKEISIARKKKVIGSPAAEPWEFQGSHNFKGNFGNFNRNFGSFGRNNGNFNRSLNNGGNRGNSGNNRNQNKSGSGGNRNNFNRNFGTFDRGSSSGGYHPCQLCGSTSHQAIDCYDRLNPTVQGRVPMDKLAARCAHKINKPSPSLWLADS; encoded by the coding sequence ATGGTATCGATCAAGCTTCGTGGGGCTGAGAACTATCTCTCATGGAGCGCTCTCTTTGGTCCAATTTTTAGGCGATATAAGCTCATCGGTATTATCGATTGTAGCGAACCTTGTCCAGCTCCGTTTCTCTGTGATTCGAATGGAAATCGTACTTCAACTCCTAATCCAGCCTACGAATCTTGGTATGAGAAGGACCAGAACATTTTGATATGGCTGAATTCTACGCTATCCGAAGATATTTTGCCATTTACAGTTGGAGTTTCTACATCTCGAGAGTTATGGCGCATTCTTGAACAACGTTTTGCTGCAGGTTCGGATACGCATATTCATCAGCTTCGCTCACAGCTTCAATCTTGTCAGAAAGGTAACATGTCAATTTCAGCATATTTTCAGAAACTCAAGGAGCTTTCAACTGCTCTTGCTAAAGCCGGTGCTCCAGTCAGTGATCGTGATCTCATCACTATTATTCTCAATGGACTGCCTGATGATTTCGAAGCTTTTGTTGATGCTGTCAATCTTTGTATCGACCAAACAAGTGTTGATGAGTTACACGGACTTCTTCTCAGCAAAGAAATATCAATTGCTCGGAAGAAGAAAGTCATTGGTTCTCCTGCTGCTGAACCTTGGGAATTTCAGGGTTCTCATAATTTTAAAGGCAATTTTGGGAATTTCAATCGCAATTTTGGAAGTTTTGGTCGGAATAATGGAAATTTCAATAGATCCCTTAACAATGGTGGGAATCGAGGTAATTCAGGCAACAATCGCAATCAAAACAAGTCTGGCTCTGGTGGTAATCGAAATAACTTCAATCGGAATTTTGGTACCTTTGATCGTGGAAGTTCTTCTGGTGGTTATCATCCGTGTCAACTATGTGGCTCCACTTCCCATCAGGCTATTGATTGTTACGATCGTTTGAATCCTACTGTTCAGGGTAGAGTTCCTATGGATAAGCTTGCAGCTAGGTGTGCTCACAAAATCAACAAGCCATCTCCTTCACTCTGGCTTGCTGATTCCTGA